One window of the Triticum dicoccoides isolate Atlit2015 ecotype Zavitan chromosome 3B, WEW_v2.0, whole genome shotgun sequence genome contains the following:
- the LOC119282727 gene encoding uncharacterized protein LOC119282727 → MIFLPAFLDSSNFWNTDDNQLQLQQIGTNTHSTTTPSPSGSGDGGCNGNNEEGFMATAGVGLVAGGGGNDGCSGAGDGDCSTNRNSKSMSMSERAQLVRLPQPVSGLNCPRCDSTNTKFCYFNNYSLTQPRHFCRSCRRYWTRGGALRNVPVGGGYRRHAKRRGKPNVVSNTSRSTAVGTSSVTTTMSSSTTYATGSGPVPPGLHSPMFGSAPSHDSQFAHSFDQASLRLSSLDRLLFADGGSCTVDGCAQHHHNHAHWNGMEQWSAAQMCSFQFMHAMDHQMSGAMPITMATMQGMFHLGLQSVAGGKDDNRGGHQLYHPSAKRNHKQQDYSSSRGMYEDMVNGNGGGGYI, encoded by the exons ATGATCTTCCTTCCTGCCTTCCTTGATTCATCAAACTTCTGGAACACCGACGACAACCAGCTTCAG CTGCAACAAATTGGCACTAACACTCATAGTACTACCACTCCTTCACCATCTGGttctggtgatggaggatgcaacgGCAATAATGAAGAAGGGTTCATGGCCACGGCCGGGGTCGGCTTAGTCGCTGGAGGGGGCGGCAATGATGGTTGCAGCGGCGCTGGGGACGGCGATTGCAGTACCAACAGGAATAGCAAGTCGATGTCCATGTCGGAGCGAGCTCAGTTGGTGCGGTTGCCGCAACCGGTGTCGGGGCTCAACTGTCCGCGATGCGACTCCACCAACACCAAGTTTTGCTACTTCAATAACTACTCCCTTACCCAACCCCGCCACTTTTGTCGCTCTTGTCGCCGCTACTGGACCCGCGGCGGCGCGCTCCGCAATGTGCCTGTCGGTGGGGGGTATCGTCGCCATGCCAAGCGCAGGGGCAAGCCCAATGTGGTGTCAAACACCTCCCGATCTACCGCGGTAGGGACATCGTCCGTGACAACAACCATGTCCAGCAGTACCACTTATGCCACCGGCAGTGGCCCTGTGCCGCCCGGATTGCACAGCCCCATGTTCGGCAGCGCGCCGTCACACGATAGCCAGTTCGCCCACAGCTTCGACCAGGCAAGCCTTCGACTCAGCTCCCTCGACAGGCTGCTCTTTGCCGACGGTGGTTCTTGCACGGTGGACGGTTGTGCGCAACACCACCACAACCATGCCCATTGGAACGGGATGGAGCAGTGGTCGGCAGCGCAAATGTGCAGCTTCCAATTCATGCACGCCATGGATCATCAGATGTCTGGGGCAATGCCCATCACAATGGCTACCATGCAGGGCATGTTCCACCTAGGATTACAGAGCGTCGCTGGGGGTAAAGATGACAACAGAGGAGGCCACCAGTTGTACCACCCGTCGGCCAAGAGAAACCACAAGCAGCAGGATTACTCGAGCAGCAGGGGCATGTATGAGGACATGGTCAATGGCAATGGCGGCGGTGGTTACATTTAA